A window of Periophthalmus magnuspinnatus isolate fPerMag1 chromosome 21, fPerMag1.2.pri, whole genome shotgun sequence genomic DNA:
TTATACATGGGGTCTGAACTTACCTTGTTTCTACATCTAGATGTTTGTTCCTGTCTGACTACAATGCACTTCTCATttcttaataataacaataatttagTCATTCCTtcctttttccattttcaaataACTGAACATTACATTTATGAATCAATACATGAATAAGCCTTCTTATTCCACTGTACTTTGAGGACTGGAACGGAAATGGTCATAACAAGTACACTTTGCATCATCAGGAGCGAATCCACCCAGTGCATTTAACGCAGGCCTCTTACTGTGAAAGTAATTGCACCTGAGATCAGCCATGTATGTGACATTTCAGTAAAAGCATCAAAACGTGACTGCCAAACACTCCCTGAACAACAGTTACAGCTGCAGTTGTTCTTTCAGGCTGACAGCCTGCTGTTTCTGGGGTGACAATGTTGTTCAGAAAACCTCAACCCTTGAATTATGTGTCCATGTGGTCAACAAAATGAGCAGTACAGCCACAGACATCAGGTACATGTGTAGCATGGGCAATGCAGACATTCTGAAGTGCCTCTGAAGGGAAGCACTGGGTTAGTATGTGAGTCTGGGCATAAAACCTGCATCTGTACATAGCAGAACCaacaatacacaacacaacataaaGTGCTTGGGAGCTTGTCAGTAAAATCCAAGGTGGCAGTCTTAATATTGTCCAGTTTAATAAAGGTTGAACTTGATAAACCcaattgttattttttgttgatcATTGATTAGGACTAGATATTTACATTATAACTGATCATAAAAGGCAGATGATCAGACATCATTACTTAACATGACAAGAAGTGGCTCAGAGATCTCCTGGGGCGAGGGGTGACGTCATTCAGGACTAACAGCTATTTATCAAATTCATTCAAACACTATAGATTCTTTGTTGGCCTCACTTAAAGGTAAGTGGATTTTCTCTCAGcatcttgctttttttttttttttttaagaaaaatgaatgaataactttggataAAGCTTAAACAGTCACTTTAGGGAAATTGTTTCTTAGTGATGGTTTGAAGGTGTTTTCTCATTTAGACACTTTAACTATATCTATTTTGCACTTTATGGGCCTAAATGATTTTATGACGCGCAAAAGGAGCTGTATTGCACGTAGCCTTTTTTCTCTAAGGTAATTCAGATGAAGTTCTATCACTCTCCTCTCATTGTTTGTAGATGGTTCCTCTGCATCTGTCACTACTCACGGTCACGGTGTTGACGCTTTGTTGCTTGTGCGTCATGGCGCAGAAACCAGGCCAGGTTGACCCCTTGGTTGTCCCCCGGGCCCACCCACAGTGTTGGGAGTCGTCCTCCGCGCTGCTCTTAGAGATGCGCTCCCCTCGCATCGCAGACTCGGTGTCCGCGTTCTGGGACCTCATGGTGTTTCTCAAAGCGTCTGACAATGACAAACACACAGCGCTCTTCTGGGACCTCGCGGGACTTTTCTGGGACCTATACCTGGACTGTGTGATGTCCCGGAGCCACGGTCTGGGCCGTAGACACGTGACCTCTGTGCGCGCACTCGTTACAGACAGTAAGTGATTCAAAAATCAttttgtaaaatgaatgaataaaaaaatgaaatgtacatGATTTGTAAATAAAGAGACGCAACTTTAAAATTATGAATAGAATGAGGTTGGAGCGAAAAAAGAAAGTTTTTCTTAGGCTAATGTTGAcctttttcttttgtctttgtaGTTTTCCAGGTTTATGCGGGCTAAATAATGACTTGTTAGCATTTGTGTGTTGCGTGTGTCCCATGCAGAGAGGTTCAGCTTTGACAGTATGGGGCTGAACTCCCTGGGGTGGCTCAGTGTCcgagtgagacacagaggacgaaTCCAGACTTTGGAGTCCAAACCTCAGCCGCATGCACTTCTCCACTAACATCATCTATCCTGTGATTTTACCTGAAATTGTACTTGTGAATTTTGAGATGGAAAGAGCAGCTCTGTATATCatcaatgttgttttatttttggattgtatttagtatttagttaACCGTCtatgtttattaaaatatataaatgtaatgttgtCCTTCATTGTCATTTCTAATGGTGAAACATATTTTTGACacacaaaaatgtgaatgttaCAATTGGATAACCTTTTTCTCTTAAAATGTGCGCCCTAATAAGGAACTAAGAACATAAAATACATGACCAATCACACAGGGGTCATGTGACGCGTCCTCACAGCctgttattattttactttcgCTTTCTCCTTTTCCGTATAGGCACGCTCACAAACTATTCTCTGTTTTATACATTACTTTTCTTCAGTATTGTGTTGACTCTTTTTGACAATCCATATATATTAGTAacctataaaaaaataaaactaatgaaTCTATAGTCACTCGCCTGCTGCTGACAAAAGGACTGGATCTGGTTCAAAACAGGTAGGCTCATTtatgtccaggtctgatctatagtaaaaaGGCTAATCTAGGCTCATTTACTTCACTTGTGGGGGTAGGCTCTGATTGTTTGGCCAACTTgtgataaaagtaaaaatatagtcAGTGAATGACCCAGTGAAACCATTTGTTACTGACTGAATAGTTTTAATAAGTTATCTTTATCCATATCAAAAAGATGAGTAATCACGGTAGCCACTGAAAGCAACACCATGGCCAACAGTAACATTAAACAGTGACCTCTGTTGTCCATACGTTACATTGACTATAATGATTTCGATATATAAAAGCATTATATTTGCCTCAATTACAATTTTGTACAAAAGAGAAATAAGCAAAACAAATGTGTGAGTGAGCCTGAAAAAGAGTGTGGGGTAAAACTCTATTCTGGGCTAGAAAGAAACACATGTTTCTCCGATGTTAAATGATACACACTGACCCTCATTTCTGACTATGTGACTATAGGAAATGGATTTTCAGAGGGTGCTATTACAAATAGGGCAGTCTTTGTCgttggaggagctgaaggcCCTGGCGTTCCTGTGCAGAGATGTCTCTCAACGCAGATTGAACTCCCTTGAACTCTTCAGTGATCTGTGCTCCAGCCTTTCAGACCAAGACCTGCTCTCACCCGACAACCCCCAGCTCCTGCAAGAGCTGCTCCTGACCATACAACGACCACGTCTACTCCGATACCTCCAACAAACTCATCCAGGACCAATGACACAGCTTATCTCACCATACAGGTCTGACAAActcaaatatgttgttttaatatgtatttgttATCAATATAATAATGCATGAAGGTTATGTCTTATACCAGGAAGCTGCTGTACAATCTCTCTGAAGATATCACAGATGAAGACCTGAGAAATATCAAATTCCTTTTAAACCAAAACCTCCCAAGAAGAAAGTTGGATGAAAGTGTTGTAAGTGCACAGATCAGTTCAATAGTAACAGTTTAACTAGGTTTGAAATGATCTTACTTATTTTTAGACAACTTTGGAGCTTTTCATGGAGATGGAGCACATGGATCTCCTCAGTGAATTTAATCTGGATTTACTGCAGGAGATATTTCAGTCAGTGtgtcctgtgttgaatgagaaAATCACTCGCTATAAGGAACAAGGTATTGTACAAAATAGCCTTACACACCACACAAAAAATCACACAATAACATAAATTTACAATACATCTAATAGTCCACCGCTTTTGAATCATAAGCTATGCGTGTGCCATCTGGTTTTGAAGAAATTAATTCATCGACTTCCATGTCATTTCCCATGGATCAGAACCAGGTATGATTATATGAATTATTTTTCAATTTGGCAAATTGTCACATCTAACCAGCATGTTTCTATTTTAGAATTCTTTATATGGCCAGCCTCTATATGGAGAGAGCAATGTGTCGAGTAAGCAGAGATTATTGCTTTTGTAATTGgttttgtgtcttgttttgtgtcatgtaaaGTAAAGATTCTCTGTCTTTTACACATAGGCTTTCAGGTAACACCTCAGGTAAATTTTTTGCATTCATCTGctggttttttttatattcactATTCTAAGCAAAACTTTTTCCTGCACAGCTTCCAACTGATCCCCAAAATGCCTCTGTGGGTGAGTTTTGGGTGATTTctttaaagtaataaataaaactgtcatTATAATgcaatacattttctttgtagatTTTCCACATGGATTATGTTCTCTGTCACTCGAGCAAGTCCGTGACCCAAACATCGTGCCAAATTGTTCCTCATTAAAAGGTCAGTAAACCTGTTCGACAAACAATTTAAATAATGAATTTGTTCAATggattttattcaaactgtgatGCTTTCAAAATGTCAACAGAAGATGCAGAAACCTCTGAAAAAACAGCCTCTGTGGTTAATTTTTCCACTGGAGTCAGAAATGATGAGGTATTTGCCATCAGTATTTTATAGTCAATTTGCCTGTTATGGTTATTTTGCTTAAAATCTCTGCCTTCAATCAAACAGGAAATAGAAACATATCCCATGACTGGAGCAAAAAGAGGCATTTGTTTGATTATAAACAATTATGACTTCAGCAATAAGAAGAGGCGTGAAGGGACACAAATTGATCAAGGTGTGTGCTGTAGTTAAAGAAAGCATATTTGTTGGATAATTACATCTACAAAGTGTGTTCAAGATGTGGAGCAAATAAAATTTCAGTATGACTGTGAAAATAATTGTAAACCATTCAAAACAATGTGAAAGTCATGCATAATGGAAGTGCAATGAGaatgagaagaagaactcaataTTCTGTATACCCTGCAGAATGCCTGGAGCGAGTCTTCCAGTGGCTGGGCTTTGATGTGGAGGTCCATCATGACTGCACCAGGGAGTACATGCTGTCAGTGATGGAGAAGCTTAGCAGCAGAGACCACAGAGACATGGACTGTGTGGTGTGCTGCATTCTGAGCCATGGTCTGGAGGGGGGCGTGTTAGGAGTAGATGGTCAAAATGTTCCCATCAAGCAGCTGACTATGTTTTTGAATGGATCCAAATGCCCCTCTCTTGTTGACAAGCCAAAAATCTTTTTCATCCAAGCTTGCCAGGGTGTCCTTGAACAGCAAGCGGTCAGAATTGAGACAGATGACCCTACTCCTTGCATTGAAAGTGATGCTGCTAAAGTTGACGACTCGATCCCGGCTGATGCTGATTTCTTATTGGGAATGGCAACAGTTCCTTCATTTGTTTCCTACAGAGAAAGGAAAAGCGGCACATGGTTTATTCAGGCTTTGTGTAAAAACCTCATCCAGCTGGTACCCAGGTTGGTTTTACATGTTATAGGTACATACTGTGTAATAGGGCAGATAATttacacacagacattttatttgtacttaCTGGGCACAACAGTTAAGTggttcataaaaaataaaaaaaagataaaattaatGCACTTAATGCACTGTGTAAGCTTGATTAGCACCATTCCCTCCATTTGTTTAGTTGTGCTGCCTGGTGTAGGAAATCTTTTGATACTAATGCGTTGTTTCCTCTACAGGGAATTGGACCTGGTTTCCATCCTGACCAAGGTGAATGCAGATGTCAGCCAAAAGACGGGTTATCAGTATGGACCAAAAAAACAGATGCCTCAACCAGCCTTTTCACTGCGAAAGAAAGTGATCTTCCCTGTACCTTCAGCCTGTCCTCCTAGACTGTGGCAATGACAACcgttagaaaaaaaacatttggaatgattttattgtatgttttttaatatGCAGAAAATAAATAGGCTTACTTTAATACCAATACgtgttaattattttaatgcaaAATTATTTGAATAAGTACTGTAACGTTTATCATCACTTCCGGGGGTTTATTTACCAGCAGGTGGCAATAAACTACATTTTCGCTACTTACCCGGATGTTTATAACAATAACATCCGGTCTGTTTGAGCTACAGTTGTTAGCATTTTCATTTTAGATACATGCTATTCTTTGTGTTTATCCAAGACTGTTTCTGAAACCTTTAGCATATTGTAATcaagtatttatatttaatccCATCCGAGTGTCTTCAGACATGTCTCAGGAGCAGTGTCCTTTAAACATTCCCGCTGACACGAGGTGAGCGGCTTCTCTCGTAACGGACCCGCCGTCAACATGTAAACTACAGATTAAACCTGCACTTAATGTTTGGTCAACTGCCGTCAGTGTCGTGTCCAAAAACACTGGGAGCTTCTTTTAAGTAATTCATTATATAGTGAATCTCTATACTTCTCTAGATTGTCGATGTATGTAACCTTAGAGTTAGGGCTCAGGGTCCCCTGTACATTTTACAAAGCATTTCTGGCATTAAAGTGAGTACagaatacaaaagcatgatggaCTGTTTTATTTGATATTGGGTTGACAGAATTTATATTTTTGCCatatacaatttctttaaaactcAAGACTAAGGAGAGGATCAACTTAACCGAACAGCCAGACGTAAGCAAAGCAGCCCGGGCTGTCTGTAAAGTAAATAGAAACATGAACACATTAGCTCTTTTTCTTGAAATTAGCCAGACAGTTTTGGAGCATTTACTTTAGCCTTTACATTCTCACACCCCGTTCG
This region includes:
- the LOC117388849 gene encoding protein FAM237A-like; the protein is MVPLHLSLLTVTVLTLCCLCVMAQKPGQVDPLVVPRAHPQCWESSSALLLEMRSPRIADSVSAFWDLMVFLKASDNDKHTALFWDLAGLFWDLYLDCVMSRSHGLGRRHVTSVRALVTDKRFSFDSMGLNSLGWLSVRVRHRGRIQTLESKPQPHALLH
- the casp10 gene encoding caspase-8, which gives rise to MDFQRVLLQIGQSLSLEELKALAFLCRDVSQRRLNSLELFSDLCSSLSDQDLLSPDNPQLLQELLLTIQRPRLLRYLQQTHPGPMTQLISPYRKLLYNLSEDITDEDLRNIKFLLNQNLPRRKLDESVTTLELFMEMEHMDLLSEFNLDLLQEIFQSVCPVLNEKITRYKEQAMRVPSGFEEINSSTSMSFPMDQNQNSLYGQPLYGESNVSSFQVTPQLPTDPQNASVDFPHGLCSLSLEQVRDPNIVPNCSSLKEDAETSEKTASVVNFSTGVRNDEEIETYPMTGAKRGICLIINNYDFSNKKRREGTQIDQECLERVFQWLGFDVEVHHDCTREYMLSVMEKLSSRDHRDMDCVVCCILSHGLEGGVLGVDGQNVPIKQLTMFLNGSKCPSLVDKPKIFFIQACQGVLEQQAVRIETDDPTPCIESDAAKVDDSIPADADFLLGMATVPSFVSYRERKSGTWFIQALCKNLIQLVPRELDLVSILTKVNADVSQKTGYQYGPKKQMPQPAFSLRKKVIFPVPSACPPRLWQ